The Kluyvera intermedia genome includes the window GCCGGATGGCGGCTACGCCTTATCCGGCCTACATCCGTCGGTAGCTGGTAGCCCGGGCAAGGCGTTTACGCCGCCCCCGGGATGTGTGCCGGAGCCTCCCAGGGCCAGGGCGACCAAACCTTAAGAATCCACACGACTCATTTCACAGATAATCCTCGCATTTTTTGTACAACCTACCGCGCCGTGCTCAGAATTGGGTATGATTGAACGATGAAGTCGTTAAGGAACTCCTCATGAAGCAAATCCGTATGCTGGCGCAGTATTACGTCGACCTGATGATGAAGCTGGGTCTAGTACGTTTTTCCCTGCTGCTGGCGCTCGCGCTGGTGGTGTTGGCTATCGTGGTACAAATGGCGGTGACCATGGTGCTGCATGGTCAGGTAGAAAGTATTGACGTCATTCGTTCAATCTTCTTTGGCCTGCTGATCACCCCATGGGCGGTCTATTTTCTCTCGGTGGTCGTTGAACAGCTAGAGGAATCACGACAACGACTTTCCCGCCTGGTGGAGAAGCTTGAAGAGATGCGCGAGCGCGATCTCAAGCTGAACGTACAGTTAAAAGACAATATTTCACAGCTTAATCAGGAAATCAGCGATCGTGAAAAAGCGGAAGCCGAGCGCCGGGCAACGCTTGAGCAGTTGAAGGTTGAGGTGCAGGAACGTGAAGAGACGCAGATCCGCCTCGAACAACAGTCCTCCTTCTTGCGCTCTTTCCTTGATGCCTCACCGGATTTGGTTTTCTACCGTAATGAAGATAAAGAGTTCTCTGGCTGTAACCGCGCCATGGAGTTGCTGACCGGCAAGAGTGAAAAGCAGCTGATTCACCTGCATCCCGAAGAGGTCTATACCCCTGAGGCGGCAGCGAAAGTGATTGAAACCGATGAGAAAGTCTTCCGCCATAATGTCTCGTTGACCTATGAACAGTGGCTTGACTATCCGGACGGACGCAAAGCCTGCTTTGAGATCCGCAAAGTGCCTTACTACGACCGTGTGGGCAAGCGCCACGGATTGATGGGCTTTGGCCGCGATATTACCGAACGTAAGCGTTATCAGGATGCGCTGGAGCGCGCTAGCCGTGATAAGACCACCTTCATCTCCACGATTAGCCACGAACTCCGTACACCGCTAAACGGCATCGTGGGGTTAAGCCGCATTCTGCTCGATACCACTCTGACCGGCGAGCAGGAGAAATACCTGAAAACCATTCATGTCTCAGCGATAACGCTGGGTAATATCTTCAACGATATTATCGATATGGACAAAATGGAACGTCGTAAAGTCCAACTGGATAACCAGCCTGTCGATTTTACCGGCTTCCTGGCTGACCTGGAAAACCTCTCCGGTTTGCAAGCGCAGCAAAAAGGGCTGCGTTTTGTGATGGAGCCGACGTTACCGCTGCCGCATAAGGTGATTACCGATGGCACCCGTCTACGTCAGATCCTGTGGAACCTGATCAGTAATGCCGTGAAGTTTACCCAGCAGGGTAACGTGGTTGTTCGCGTTCGTTATGACGCGGGCGATATGCTGCACTTTGAAGTGGAAGATTCCGGTATCGGCATTCCGCAGGGTGAGCAGGACAAGATTTTTGCCATGTACTATCAGGTCAAAGATAGCCAGGGCGGTAAACCGGCGACCGGCACCGGCATCGGTCTTGCCGTGTCGAAGCGTCTGGCAAAAAGTATGGGTGGTGATATCGAGGTTTCAAGCCAGCCTGGCCATGGTTCAGTCTTTACGCTGACGGTTCATGCCCCAGCGGTGGCGGAAGAAGTGGAAGATGCCTTTGAAGACGACGATATGCCGCTGCCGGCGTTGCACGTCTTGCTGGTGGAAGACATAGAACTGAACGTCATTGTTGCCCGTTCGGTGCTGGAGAAACTCGGCAATAGCGTGGATGTTGCCATGACCGGCCAGGCGGCGCTGGAGATGTTCACCCCGGGTGAGTATGACCTGGTGCTGTTGGATATCCAGCTTCCGGATATGACCGGTCTGGATATTTCCCGCGAGCTGACGCGCAAATATCACGCTGACGACCTGCCGCCGCTGGTGGCGTTGACAGCGAACGTCTTGAAAGACAAAAAAGAGTATATGGACGCAGGCATGGACGATGTACTGAGCAAACCGCTTTCAGTACCGGCCCTGACGGCGATGATCAAGAAGTTCTGGGATACCGTTGAAGACGAAGAGGAGAGTGCCGTGACCCCTGTTGAAAGTGGTAAAACGCAACAGCTGCTGGATATTGCCATGCTGGAGCAGTACATCGAGCTGGTTGGCCCTAAACTGATTACCGATGGTCTGGCGGTATTCGAGAAAATGATGCCGGGTTATCTGTCGGTGCTGGAATCTAATCTCACCGCCCGGGATCAGAAAGGCATCGTTGAAGAAGGACACAAAATTAAAGGTGCCGCGGGCTCTGTTGGCCTGCGCCATCTGCAACAGTTAGGACAGCAGATCCAATCACCGGATTTACCTGCTTGGTGGGATAACGTTGGTGAATGGGTTGAAGAGATGAAGTCTGAGTGGCGTAACGATGTCGCGGTGCTGAAAGCTTGGGTGGCGAGTGTTCCTAAAAAATGACCCCGGTCTAGCCGGGGTGCGCGAATACTGCGCCAACACCAGGGAACCGGTGGCTGCGTCAGATGATTAATATGATTTTGATTTTTTGACACAACCTGAAATACGATTGCACGTTCAATAAGATAGCAAATCTTAAATTATTTGTTACATGAATCAGTAAAATGTGTGAACCGTAGCGTCTTAATCAGAAATATTAATCGGCGTCAGAGGGTTAGCGTGAGGAAGAAGGCTGTGTGGAGAGTCGCAGGACTTAAGCGTCTGGTAGGGCGTTTGTTACTGCTGCTGGCGCTGTTCTGGGGGGGCGGTATTGCGCTGTTCAGCATTCTGCCCGTTCCGTTTTCTGCCGTGATGGTGGAACGTCAGGTCAGTGCCTGGCTTGGCGGAAACTTTGGCTATGTCGCCCATTCTGATTGGGTCAGCATGGATGAGATTTCGCCGTGGATGGGGCTTGCGGTGATTGCCGCAGAAGATCAGAAATTCCCGGAGCATTGGGGATTTGATGTTTCGGCAATTGAGAAAGCGTTAGCGCATAACGAACGTAATGAAAGTCGTATTCGCGGCGCATCGACGTTGTCACAGCAGACGGCGAAAAACCTGTTCTTGTGGGATGGACGCAGTTGGGTGCGCAAAGGGCTGGAGGCAGGTCTGACGCTGGGCATCGAGACGGTATGGAGTAAGAAACGCATTCTGACGGTGTATCTGAATATCGCCGAGTTTGGCGACGGGGTCTTTGGTGTTGAAGCCGCATCACAGCGCTATTTCCATAAACCCGCCAGCAAACTGACGATGTCTGAAGCTGCGTTGTTAGCGGCGGTATTGCCGAATCCGATTCGCTTTAAAGCCAGCGCGCCGACGGGTTATGTACACAGCCGTCAGGCCTGGATTATGCGCCAGATGCGCCAGTTGGGCGGGGAAGGGTTTATGCGAGAGCATAAGCTGTATTAGCCGTGGTTTGTCGGCCGGTAGCCCGGGCAAGGCGTTTACGCCGCCCCCGGGGCGCAGCAGCCTAGTCTTCGTCAAACCCGGCGTTAAACAATGCAATCACCGCTGCCAGCGCTTCCACTTCCTGCGGGCCGGTGGCTTCTACCTCAATCTGGCGACCCTTGGCAGAGTCCAGCATCAGCAGAGCAATCACGCTATTGGCTTCCGCGACGGTGCCTTCATCGTTACGCAGCAGCACTTCCGCATCAAAATCTTGCATCAACTCAAAAAGCTTCATTGCCGGGCGCGCGTGCATGCCCAGCTTATTGGTGATTTCAACGGTTTGCTTTACGGTCATGATTTACGTTTTTCCAGCGTCCGATGACGAGACTGCACGTTCTTACCGCGTGAGCGGAAATAGTCAGCCAGCTGTTCAGCGACATACACCGAACGGTGCTTCCCGCCGGTACAACCAATGGCGACCGTTAAGTAGCTACGGTTATTGGTTTCCAACATAGGTAACCATAGCTCAAGATAGCTGCGCGTCTGGTAAATAAAGTTGTGAACTTCCGTGTGCCTGTCGAGGAAAGCGGCCACGGGCTTATCAAGGCCGGTCATCGGTCGCAGTTTAGGATCCCAGTGTGGGTTTGGCAGGAAACGCACGTCAAAAACATAGTCAGCATCGATAGGAATACCGTGCTTGAAGCCGAACGATTCAAACACCATCGTCAGCTCGCGTTCACGTTTACCCAACAGACGGGTACGCAGCATTTCGGCCAACTCGTGAACGGACATTTCGGAGGTATCGACGATAAGGTCGGCGCGTGAGCGCAACGGCTCCAACAGGTTACTTTCTTCATCGATGGCGCTTTCCAGCGACAAATTTTTGCTGGAAAGTGGGTGAAGACGACGCGTATCACTGTAGCGGCGAATCAGCGTATTGCGGTCGGCATCGAGGAACAGCAACTGAGGGGAGAAGTTTTCCGGCAGGCTTTCCATTGCCCGTTCAAAAATTTCCGGCGTCTCCGGCATGTTACGTACGTCAATACTGACTGCCGCAGAAATTTCGCGATCAGCCAGCGTTTTCGCCAGCTCCGGCAGCAACACGACCGGTAGGTTATCGACGCAGTAAAACCCCATATCTTCCAGCGCACGCAGGGCAACAGATTTTCCCGAGCCAGAGCGGCCGCTGACGATCATCAGTACCATGTACCGTTTCTCCTCAGTACGATGTGATGTCCATTACGCATCATCGTGAGTTTCTGTATCGGTGATGATTTGATACAGTTCTTCGTCACTCTGCGCAGAACGCAGACGACGGCAAATAGTTTTGTCCGCCAGACGTTTCGCCACCAGGGAAAGCGTATGCAGGTGGGTTTTGGTCTGGTCTGCAGGCACCAGAAGCGCAAACAGTAAATCAACAGGCTGATTGTCGATAGCATCGAAGGCAATCGGTGTTTCCAGTTGCACGAAAACGCCTACCGCGCGCGTCGTATCCTCTTCCAGTTTACCGTGTGGAATCGCGATGCCATTGCCAATGCCGGTACTGCCCATTTTTTCACGGGTCAGAATGGCTTCAAACACCACCTGCGGAGGCAGACTTAACTGTTTGGCCGCCAGCTCGCTAATGATTTCCAGCGCACGTTTTTTACTCTGACAGTGCACAGCACTGCGGGTACATTCCTGGTTAAGGACATTGCTCAGTTGTAGAGCTGAATCAGTATTTGTCATAATTTCACCTAAGCACCGCCCAATCTGCAGAGCACATCGGGCGGTCGCTCGGACAATCAATGTTGTTTTAGTTTATCTTTATGCTTGTTTAACTGTCTCGACAGTTTGTCGATCAAGCCGTCGATGGCGGCGTACATATCTTTGCCTTCTGCGCTAGCATGAAGTTCGCCCCCGTTAACATGCAATGTTGCATCCGAGATGTGCGTCAATTTCTCCACTTTTAACACAATGTAGACCTGATTGATCCTCTCGAAATACTGTTCGAGTTTAACGAATTTCGTATTGACGAATTCGCGCATCGCTTCGGTAATTTCGACGTTGTGTCCAGTGATGTTGAGCTGCATAGTGTCTTCCTTATCAGTAGAGTCAGACCAGCTGTTTACGCTGGTTCGACGGCGGGATGGATAAAGACTCTCGGTACTTTGCAACCGTACGCCGGGCCACCATGATACCCTGATTGGAGAGTAGGGTGGTCAGTTTACTGTCGCTCAGTGGTTTTGCGGGATTCTCCGCAGCAATTAACTTCTTCACCAACGCACGGATGGCCGTGGACGAGGCTTCGCCGCCGCCTTCGGTACTGACGTGGCTGGAGAAGAAATACTTAAGCTCAAAAATGCCCCGTGGGCTATGCAAATACTTCTGCGTGGTAACACGCGAAATCGTGGACTCGTGCATCTCGACGGTCTGGGCGATATCGGCCAGCACCATCGGTTTCATGTGTTCTTCGCCAAGATCGAAAAAGGCCTGCTGCTGCTCAACAATGCAGCGGCTTACGCGCAACAGCGTGTCATTACGGCTCTCAAGGCTTTTAATCAGCCACTTAGCATCCTGCAGATTACTGCGGATGAACTGGCTGTCAGCGTCGTTGCGGGCATTGTTGCACATCCCCGCATAATGCTGGTTTATCTGCAGGCGCGGGATGCTGTCGGAATTAAGCTCAACCATCCAATGACCGTTCACTTTGCGCACCAGCACATCAGGGATCACATATTCCGGCTCGCCGGTCTGGATCGATTGCCCAGGACGTGGATCGAGTGATTGAATCAGATCGACTGCTTCTTTGAGCACATCTTCTTTTAAGCGCGTAACGCGCATAAGTGAACGAAAGTCGTGGTTGGCGAGAAGATCGAGATGATCGCTGATGATTAAGCGCGCTTCAGTAATGCGTGGCGTATCAGGTGAGAACTGAGAAAGTTGGATCAGCAGACAGTCGCGGAGATCTTTGGCGGCGACGCCGACCGGATCGAATCGTTGGATCCGTTTAAGCACGGCCTCTACTTCATCGAGACCAATCTCGTCATCGCCAATGCCTTCATGGATATCTTCCACCGTAACGGTGAGATAGCCGGTATCGTCTACCGCATCGACTATCGAAGTGGCAATCGCCCGGTCAGTATCGGTAAACGGCGTCAGCTCGACCTGCCACATCAGGTAATCCTGCAGTGACTGAGTGGTTTCGCCCTGGTAAACCGGCAGTTCGTCGTCTTGGTAATCGACCCCGTTGCCCGATGGCGTGCCGGCAGTGTAGATTTCATCCCAACTGGCGTCGAGCGGTAGTTCTTCCGGCATGTCCGGCTTTTCCAGTGCATCTACGCTGTCGAGCGTTTCGGTATCGACGGGTTCCTGGGTTTCTACTTCCTCGTGAAGATCGGTTTGCTCGAGCAGGGGGTTACTCTCCAGCGCCTGCTGGAGTTCCTGCTGAAGTTCCAACGTAGACAACTGCAACAGACGGATTGCCTGCTGCAACTGCGGCGTCATGGCAAGCTGTTGGCTGAGCCTTAATTGCAAACCTTGCTTCATATTCAGAGCGAATCTCTCCCACTTACGTCGTTAACCATACCCTATCAGAGTCTGAAGTCTTCCCCAAGATACACGCGTTTAACATGTTCGTCTTGTAGGATCTCCTGAGGGGTACCGTGGGCAATCAGATGCCCCTGGCTGACGATATAGGCGCGTTCACAGACGGCTAACGTTTCACGCACGTTGTGGTCAGTAATCAGCACGCCGAGACCGCTGTCACGCAGATGTTCGATAATGCGTTTGATGTCGATAACCGAGATTGGGTCAACCCCTGCAAACGGTTCATCCAGCAGGATAAATTTCGGGTTTGCCGCCAACGCGCGTGCGATTTCTACACGACGTCGTTCACCACCGGAAAGCGCCTGACCCAAGCTGTCGCGCAGGTGTTCGATGTGGAACTCTTCCATCAACTCTTTGGCGCGGTCTTCACGCTGCTCGTTGCTGAGATCGTCGCGGATCTGCAGCACCGCCATCAGGTTGTCATACACGCTCAGGCGACGGAAGATGGATGCTTCCTGCGGCAGATAGCCAATCCCGCGACGGGCACGAGCATGCAGCGGCAGCAGGCTGATATCTTCGTCATCAATGATGATATTACCCGCATCACGCGAAACGATCCCAACCACCATGTAGAAGGTAGTGGTTTTACCCGCACCGTTTGGCCCAAGCAGACCGACAATCTCACCGGAATTCACGGTCAGACTGACATCTTCCACCACGCGACGGCCTTTATAGGCCTTCGCCAGATTTTTTGCAGTTAATGTCGCCATAACGAATTAGTTACTCTTCTTCTGGGCCGGGGCCTGATCTTTAGATTTGTCCTGCAACTGCGACGGAACCAGAACGGTGGTGACGCGTTTGCCTTTGTCGCTAAACGCCTGCATTTTTTGCTCTTTTACCAGATAGGTAATTTTGTCACCCTTGATATTGCTATCAAGCTGCTCAAGGTAAGCATTGCCGGTCAGGATCACGAAATCGTTCTGCAATTCATAATGCATTTTTGAGGCATGGCCTTTTACCGGCTTGCCGTTATCCTGCATCTGATAGAAGGTCGCGGGGTTACCGTAACCGTCGATCACTTCTTTACCTTTTTGATCCGCAGGACGGGTCACCACCACTTTATCAGCGTTGATTTTGATCGTGCCCTGGGTCACCACAACGTTGCCGGTAAAGGTGACGATGTTGCCCTGCATATCCAGCGACTGCTGATCGGATTCGATATGAATCGGCTGATCGGTATCCCCGGTGAGCGCCATTGCTGGAAGGCTGGCCGCCAGCAAAGTACCGGCGAGCGCAAGCTTAAGGCTGAGTTTGTTTTTTCTGAATTTCATAAGAGGTTCTAACCTTTTCAATCAGCTCGGCGTTTTTGCTGCGTAAATTGCCGCGCATTTTCAGGCCGCTGGAATTAAATGTTGTTCCGTATAACGTCACCAGATCGTCAGAGGCAACATCCTGAGTAATCAGGTTTACCTGGGCATTATCCGTCGTAATCTTACGCAGTTGCGCATCTTCTGTCAGCGCGTTGATTTCAACGTGCCCGTAAAGGTACAGCATGCGATCGTTGGTCAGCTTGGCTTTATCAGCTTTAATCGACCAGGTTGGTACTTTGTTTGCGTCAAAAGTGGTCAATACCGGATGGGTAAACCACGAGACAGCCTGATCGGAAAAATACTCCACATGCTCGGCGATGAGCCGATAGCTAAGGGCACCTTCCGGGCTGTACACCACCGTATCGGTATGTTCACTTTTATAGGTTGGGTCGCTGGTGTTGACCGCCTGCGGGCCGACATCGTCGTTATCGGCAAGATTCAGGCCGATAAGGACAAGCGCTATCAGCGCCAGCACAATAATAACCCAACGTCTGGTTTTACTCATATCGATTGCCCTTTGGCTTCTTCAAGCTTTCCTTGCGCCAATAGCAGCAGGTCGCAGACCTCACGAACCGCGCCGCGTCCACCGGCAATACGAGTGACGTAATCAGCGCGAGGCAGCAACAGTGGATGCGCATCCGCTACCGCAACGCTTAGGCCGATTTCGGCCATGACCGGCCAGTCAATCAGATCGTCACCAACGTAAGCGACCTGGTTTGGCTGGAGCTCCAGCTTCGCAAGCAGTTCGCGATAGGCGATCAGTTTATCCGACTGCCCTTGATAGAGATGGCTAATGCCAAGCGTAGCGCAGCGGTCTTCTAACAGTTTAGCTTTTCGTCCGGTAATAATCGCCACCTCAATGCCTGAGGTGAGGGCGCAGCGAATTCCATAGCCGTCACGCACGTTGAAGGCTTTCAGCTCCTCGCCGTTGTTGCCCATGTAAATCAGGCCGTCCGAGAGCACCCCGTCAACATCGAGGATAAGCAGGCGAATTTGCTCCGCCTGAGTAATAAATTGTGGGCTCACCGGGCCATAACAGGTGGCAACCGGGGCGACAGCATGACTCATTCTTTATATCCTTGATTACACTACGCCTGCGCGCAGTAGGTCGTGCATATGTATCACACCTAGCAGATGGTCGCCATCGGCAACCAATACGCAGGTGATATGACGTGATTGCATCAGGTTCAATGCATCAACCGCCAGCATCTCTGGACGAATGCGGATACCGCCCGATGTCATCACGTCGGCAATGCCGAGAGTGCGGACGTCAACGCCGTTATCGAAGATTCTTCGCAGGTCACCGTCGGTGAAAATACCCTTAATCTGCATATTGTCGTCGCAGATGGCGGTCATGCCCAGATTTTTACGCGTGATCTCTAAAAGTGCGTCACGCAGCGAGGCATCGATGCTCACCTGGGGAATTTCATCGCCGGTGTGCATAATATCGTTAACCCGCAGCAACAGCTTGCGACCAAGTGCGCCGCCGGGGTGCGACAGGGCAAAATCTTCCGCCGTGAAGCCACGCGCTTTGAGCAGCGCAACCGCGAGGGCATCACCCATAACCAGCGCGGCGGTTGTGCTGGTGGTTGGCGCCAGGCCAAGTGGGCACGCTTCACGTGGAACTTTCACGCATAAATGAATATCGGCGGCGCGTCCCATACTGCTCTCCGGACGGCTGGTCATGCAGATAAGCGGTACGCGCAGACGCTTCAATACCGGGATCAGCGCCAGAATTTCGTTGGACTCGCCGGAGTTTGACAGGGCGATGACTACGTCCTGTGGGGTCACCATACCTAGGTCGCCGTGGGCCGCCTCGCCGGGATGAACGAAGAACGCCGATGTCCCCGTGCTGGCGAAAGTGGCCGCCATTTTACGACCAATATGCCCAGATTTGCCCATACCCATGACGACCACTTTGCCGCCACAGTAAAAGATCTTCTCGCAGGCGTTGCTGAAATCCTGATTAATGTATTGACCAAGCTGCTCCAGCCCTTCCCGTTCAATCTCCAGAACCTCTCTTCCTGCTTGTTGGAAGTCGAAGTTTGGCTGCAAATCTATTTGCGACATAATGATATCCCGATTCATTCGATGAAAAGCGGCGCGCCCCAATAGAGCACTGCCAGCCATACAACAAACCCGCTGATTAACAGCAGTCCCGCGCCGCGGCCGACCTGCCTACGACGCCAGCACAGTAGAGCAAACACCACGCTCACCAGTACCATGACGCCATAGTCGCGGGAGAACGCGAGCGGGTTGAAGGTTCCCGGCGCGATAAGCGCGGGGAGCCCCAGTACAATGGCGATATTAAAGAAATTGGAGCCGATGATATTGCCGACGGCGATATCATTCTCACCCTTGCGTACACCGGCAATCGCGGTGGCAAGCTCCGGTAAACTGGTGCCCAGCGCGATAATCGTTAAGCCGATGGTCAGTTCACTCATGGCAAAATAGTTTGCTAGCACCGTTGCGTTATCAATCACCATCCGTGTCGCCATTGGCATGATGATTAAGGCTACGCCCAGCCATAAACAGGCGACGGGTAAGGAGCCATCGCGCGGCAGCTCGGCAAGCTGCTGTTGCGTAAACTTATCGTTGCCCTGGCGTTCGGCCAATCTGGCTATTTTAATAATAAACAACAGCCAAAGGGCGGTGAGAATAAATAAAAATATGCCGTCAAGACGGGAAAGCTCACCATCATACAACACATACCCTGCCAGCAGGCTCACTACCAACATTAGCGGTATTTCGCGGCGCAGGATATCAGAATGCACGGTAAATGGGTGGAACAGGGCGGTCAGTCCGAGGATCAGTAGAATGTTGACAATGTTTGATCCGATGGCGGTTCCGACAGCGACATCCACCTGCCCATGGAGCGATGCGGCGGCGGCAACAATAATTTCTGGTAGCGATGTGCCTATACTGACAACAGTCATGCCGATAATCAGCGGCGGGATCCCTAGAGCACGGCACAAAATGGAGGCGGAATACACCAGGCGGTCAGCGCTATAGACCACCAGAAGTAAACCAATAATTAACAGAGCCGTGGCTAAGAGCATCTAAAGTCCTTTATTCGGGTATAATCGCCGGTCCGCATTTCTGAACATGGCGAATTCCTAATTTTGACTTTATGCGCAGGAAAAGTAAAACAAATGCCAGATTTCGTTAACCAGAGCGGTTAGGATTCTGTAAGAATGCAGGGGCAAGCAGGAGTTTGCTCTACTTAAGGACCTGGAAAGGTAAGCCTATGAGCCAAAATCTAGCGAATTTAGTCGATATGCACGACGTCACCTTTACGCGTGGCAATCGGGTTATCTTCGACAACATCTCGCTTTCGGTGCCGCGCGGTAAAATCACTGCGATTATGGGGCCGTCGGGGATTGGCAAGACCACCCTGTTACGCCTGATTGGCGGGCAGATCCCCCCGGATAGCGGAGAAATCCTCTTTGATGGCGAGAATGTGCCGCAGATGTCACGATCTCGTCTTTACACCGTGCGCAAGCGCATGAGTATGCTGTTTCAGTCTGGGGCATTGTTCACAGACCTGAACGTGTTTGACAACGTGGCTTATCCGATTCGCGAGCACACTAATCTGCCCGCGCCGCTGCTAAAAAGCACGGTGATGATGAAACTGGAAGCCGTTGGTCTGCGCGGGGCGGCGAAGCTGATGCCGTCTGAACTGTCCGGCGGGATGGCGCGGCGTGCGGCGCTGGCCAGAGCCATTGCGCTGGAGCCGGATCTCATCATGTTTGATGAACCGTTTGTCGGCCAGGATCCGATAACCATGGGCGTACTGGTGAAGCTGATTTCTGAACTCAACAGTGCGCTGGGTGTCACTTGTATTGTGGTTTCCCACGATGTACCGGAAGTGCTGAGCATTGCCGATTTCGCCTACATCATGGCAGACCGAAAAATCATCGCTCATGGGAGCGCAACGTCGTTGCAGGAAAACGCCGATCCTCGTGTGCGTCAGTTCCTCGACGGTATCGCCGACGGCCCGGTGCCGTTCCGTTATCCGGCGGGCGACTACCGCCGCGATCTCATTGGTACAGGGAGTTAAACGACTCATGCTGTTAAATGCACTGGCAGCGCTGGGACATCGCGGGATTAAGACCATCGCGACGTTTGGGCGCGCCGGGTTAATGTTATTCAATGCCGTCGTCGGCAAACCCGAATTCCGCAAGCACGGACCGTTGCTGGTTCGTCAGCTTTATAACGTTGGCGTGCTTTCTCTGGTTATCATTATTGTGTCGGGCGTGTTTATCGGCATGGTGCTGGGGTTGCAAGGGTATCTGGTGCTGACCACTTACAGCGCTGAGACCAGTCTCGGTATGCTGGTCGCGCTCTCGTTACTGCGTGAGCTGGGGCCGGTGGTTGCCGCGCTGCTGTTCGCCGGGCGCGCGGGTTCGGCATTGACCGCTGAAATTGGCCTGATGCGCGCCACCGAGCAACTCTCCAGCATGGAAATGATGGCAGTCGATCCGCTGCGTCGCGTAATTTCTCCGCGCTTTTGGGCGGGCGTCATCTCTTTGCCGCTGTTGACCATTATTTTCGTCGCTGTGGGTATTTGGGGCGGCTCTCTGGTCGGCGTCAGTTGGAAAGGGATTGATGCCGGGTTCTTCTGGTCGGCAATGCAAAATGCGGTGGACTGGCGTCTTGATCTGGTGAACTGCCTGATTAAGAGCGTTGTTTTCGCCATTACGGTGACATGGATTGCGTTATTTAACGGTTACGATGCGATCCCCACTTCTGCCGGAATCAGCCGCGCGACCACCCGTACCGTGGTGCATGCGTCGCTGGCGGTTCTTGGGCTGGACTTTGTGCTGACGGCACTGATGTTTGGGAATTGAGTGAATGCAAACGAAAAAGAGTGAAATCTGGGTCGGTATTTTTCTGTTGGTTGCCCTGCTGGCGGCGCT containing:
- the arcB gene encoding aerobic respiration two-component sensor histidine kinase ArcB, encoding MKQIRMLAQYYVDLMMKLGLVRFSLLLALALVVLAIVVQMAVTMVLHGQVESIDVIRSIFFGLLITPWAVYFLSVVVEQLEESRQRLSRLVEKLEEMRERDLKLNVQLKDNISQLNQEISDREKAEAERRATLEQLKVEVQEREETQIRLEQQSSFLRSFLDASPDLVFYRNEDKEFSGCNRAMELLTGKSEKQLIHLHPEEVYTPEAAAKVIETDEKVFRHNVSLTYEQWLDYPDGRKACFEIRKVPYYDRVGKRHGLMGFGRDITERKRYQDALERASRDKTTFISTISHELRTPLNGIVGLSRILLDTTLTGEQEKYLKTIHVSAITLGNIFNDIIDMDKMERRKVQLDNQPVDFTGFLADLENLSGLQAQQKGLRFVMEPTLPLPHKVITDGTRLRQILWNLISNAVKFTQQGNVVVRVRYDAGDMLHFEVEDSGIGIPQGEQDKIFAMYYQVKDSQGGKPATGTGIGLAVSKRLAKSMGGDIEVSSQPGHGSVFTLTVHAPAVAEEVEDAFEDDDMPLPALHVLLVEDIELNVIVARSVLEKLGNSVDVAMTGQAALEMFTPGEYDLVLLDIQLPDMTGLDISRELTRKYHADDLPPLVALTANVLKDKKEYMDAGMDDVLSKPLSVPALTAMIKKFWDTVEDEEESAVTPVESGKTQQLLDIAMLEQYIELVGPKLITDGLAVFEKMMPGYLSVLESNLTARDQKGIVEEGHKIKGAAGSVGLRHLQQLGQQIQSPDLPAWWDNVGEWVEEMKSEWRNDVAVLKAWVASVPKK
- the mtgA gene encoding monofunctional biosynthetic peptidoglycan transglycosylase; the encoded protein is MWRVAGLKRLVGRLLLLLALFWGGGIALFSILPVPFSAVMVERQVSAWLGGNFGYVAHSDWVSMDEISPWMGLAVIAAEDQKFPEHWGFDVSAIEKALAHNERNESRIRGASTLSQQTAKNLFLWDGRSWVRKGLEAGLTLGIETVWSKKRILTVYLNIAEFGDGVFGVEAASQRYFHKPASKLTMSEAALLAAVLPNPIRFKASAPTGYVHSRQAWIMRQMRQLGGEGFMREHKLY
- the npr gene encoding PTS phosphocarrier protein NPr, which produces MTVKQTVEITNKLGMHARPAMKLFELMQDFDAEVLLRNDEGTVAEANSVIALLMLDSAKGRQIEVEATGPQEVEALAAVIALFNAGFDED
- the rapZ gene encoding RNase adapter RapZ: MVLMIVSGRSGSGKSVALRALEDMGFYCVDNLPVVLLPELAKTLADREISAAVSIDVRNMPETPEIFERAMESLPENFSPQLLFLDADRNTLIRRYSDTRRLHPLSSKNLSLESAIDEESNLLEPLRSRADLIVDTSEMSVHELAEMLRTRLLGKRERELTMVFESFGFKHGIPIDADYVFDVRFLPNPHWDPKLRPMTGLDKPVAAFLDRHTEVHNFIYQTRSYLELWLPMLETNNRSYLTVAIGCTGGKHRSVYVAEQLADYFRSRGKNVQSRHRTLEKRKS
- the ptsN gene encoding PTS IIA-like nitrogen regulatory protein PtsN, with the protein product MTNTDSALQLSNVLNQECTRSAVHCQSKKRALEIISELAAKQLSLPPQVVFEAILTREKMGSTGIGNGIAIPHGKLEEDTTRAVGVFVQLETPIAFDAIDNQPVDLLFALLVPADQTKTHLHTLSLVAKRLADKTICRRLRSAQSDEELYQIITDTETHDDA
- the hpf gene encoding ribosome hibernation promoting factor, whose translation is MQLNITGHNVEITEAMREFVNTKFVKLEQYFERINQVYIVLKVEKLTHISDATLHVNGGELHASAEGKDMYAAIDGLIDKLSRQLNKHKDKLKQH
- the rpoN gene encoding RNA polymerase factor sigma-54 codes for the protein MKQGLQLRLSQQLAMTPQLQQAIRLLQLSTLELQQELQQALESNPLLEQTDLHEEVETQEPVDTETLDSVDALEKPDMPEELPLDASWDEIYTAGTPSGNGVDYQDDELPVYQGETTQSLQDYLMWQVELTPFTDTDRAIATSIVDAVDDTGYLTVTVEDIHEGIGDDEIGLDEVEAVLKRIQRFDPVGVAAKDLRDCLLIQLSQFSPDTPRITEARLIISDHLDLLANHDFRSLMRVTRLKEDVLKEAVDLIQSLDPRPGQSIQTGEPEYVIPDVLVRKVNGHWMVELNSDSIPRLQINQHYAGMCNNARNDADSQFIRSNLQDAKWLIKSLESRNDTLLRVSRCIVEQQQAFFDLGEEHMKPMVLADIAQTVEMHESTISRVTTQKYLHSPRGIFELKYFFSSHVSTEGGGEASSTAIRALVKKLIAAENPAKPLSDSKLTTLLSNQGIMVARRTVAKYRESLSIPPSNQRKQLV